A segment of the Limisphaerales bacterium genome:
TCCGGGACGGGATGAACGGGATTGAGAAATCAGGTCACCGGCGCCAGTTCGGAAATCGGCTCACCGAAGGGGAGCATCGGCATGGGCCGGCCGGCGTGGTCGGGGAATTCGTGGGTATAATCCACGCCGAGATGCTGATACACCGTCGCCCAAAGATCATTCGGGGTCATGGCGCGTTCAATGGGCTCTTCGCCCTTTGAATTAGTGGCACCAATGATCTGGCCGGTCCGCATGCCGCCGCCGGATATCAACATGCTCATGGCCCGCGGCCAGTGATCGCGGCCAGGTTGATCCACCTTGGTGCGTGAGCCGGGCCGCACATTGAGGCGCGGGGTGCGGCCGAATTCGCCGGTCACCACCAGCAACACGCGCTTGTCTAAGCCGCGCGCGTACAAATCCTCGATCATCGCCGTGATCACCTGGTCATACAGCGGGAAACGCACCTTGGCGTCTTTGAAAATATGACAGTTCACCGCGTGGCTGTCCCAGTTGTACACGCCTTCCTTGAGCCACGGTATGCCGCCGACGCCGTAGGGGTTCTCCATCACCACCGTCACCCACGGCACCCCGCGCTCCACAAGGCGGCGGGCGAGAATCGCCTGTTGGCCCCACGGATGCATGGCGAATCGTTCGCGCACGGCGTCCTTTTCCTGCGTGATGTCAAACGCCTCGCGCACGGCTGGGCTGGTCATCATCTCCATCGCTTTGCGATTGAAGACATCCATGGTGCCCAGCAAACCGCTGGTGTCCACGTCGCGTCGAAAATTATCAAAGCCCTTCAACAGCGTGTTGCGGTCGCCCAAGCGATCGGTCATCGCGCGGTCCAGCGACACATCATCCACCTTGAAATTCGGTAGACTCGGGTCGGCGGAGATGCGGTAGGGGTGCGTGTGGTTCCCGAGGTAGGCACTACCGAAGGCAAACGTGTCCACGCTGTTCACGCGTCCGTTGCCCATCACCACGTAATTCGGCAACCCCTTCGTGTCCCGCTTATCGTCAAGCACCGCTGACGCCATCGACCCAACGCACGGCGTGTTATTCAGTGTGCCCGTGGGCGTGGCCGGCTTGCGGCCGGTGAGAAAACGTTTGTGACCGCCACCATGATCGGCAAACCCGTGATGGATCGAGCGGATGATGTTGTACTTGTCCGCGATTTTCGCATGCCGCGGAAACAGCTCGCACACCTCCATGCCGGGCACGTTGGTTTTGATCGGCATGAACTCGCCCCGATACTCGCTCGGCGCCTCCGGCTTCATGTCGTACATCTCCATGTGCGGCGGCCCGCCCGGAAGCCAAACGAAAATCACGGAAGTATCCTTGCCGGACACACCCGGCGCTGCATTCTTCGCCTGCGCCTCCAGCAAACCCGACAGACCCAGCCCACACGCCGTCCCACCGACTTCCAAAAAAGACCGCCGCGAAACCGGGCCCGGGCAAAATGCAGTTCCGTCACTCATTGGGTTAAACTTACGACTTTTTTCATGTGTGGTCAATTCAAATCAACTCTCCAATCACCCGCCCGCTGGGCAGGTACGGGAAGGGGCGGCCGAGGAGGTCGTGGAAAATTTGGTCCGGCGCGACACCGAGCTGGTGGTACATCGTCGCGAGAATGTCGTTGAACGGCGTGGGGCGATCCTTGGGCACGTCGCCCGCCTTGGTGCTGGAGCCGACCACCACGCCGCGCTTGAGCCCGCCGCCGGCGAGCATCACCGAGCACACCTGGTTCCAGTGGTCGCGCCCGCCGTCCTTGTTGATTTTCGGCGTGCGCCCAAACTCGCCGTACACCGCCACCAACGTGCTGTCCAGCAAACCGCGCTCGTCGAGGTCATCGAGCAGCGCGCTGATGGCGCGGTCGGTCGGCGGCAGCAGCTTGTTTTTCATCACGTCAAAAATGCGCCGATGATTGTCCCAATCCTGGCCGGTCGATTGGTTGAGATTAAAATTCACCAGCGTGTACGGCACCCCCGCCTCGGCCAGCCGCCGCGCGAGCAATGCCTGCTGCCCCCACGTGTGCGCGCCGTAACGCTCGCGCACCTTGAGCGGTTCGCGGCTGAGATCAAACGCCCCGCCCGCCGTGCCGCCCGCCAGCATCTCCGCCGCGCGTTGGCTGTAGGCATCGAGCCCGTCGGCCACGCCCGCCAAATGATCCACCCCGCGCAACAACGCCAGCCGATCCGCCAGCCGCCGCGTCGAAAGGCTCTCGTCCAGCGTCAAATTCTTCGGCCCGGCAAAGGGCTTCGCCAGACTGCCCGAGGGCATGCCCGAATCCATCGGCTCAAACGCCTTGCCCAATTGCCCCGACGTGCCGTAATGCACGCGCACTCCAAGCTGCCCGCTCTGTGGCACGGTCACGTAACCCGGCAAGCCCGGCGCGCGCCCTCCGCATTCCTTGGCCACCACCGCGCCCATGCCCGGGTGCACGCGGTTCACGTCCTTCGTCGTCGTGTTCGCACCCTTGAGCGTCCAGCCCGTGAGCGTCATGTGAATGGCCGTCTCGTGACTGGGCGACCCGACAAACGCCCCGCGCATCAAATTAAATTTATGCATTCGCTTGGCCAGCATCGGCAGATGTTCCGCAAACCGCACGCCCGGCACGCTCGTGCGGATGTCGCCAAACGTGCTCTTGTACGCCGTGGGCGCCTCCGGTTTGGGATCGAAACTTTCGTAATGCGACAACCCGCCCTGCAGAAAAATCACGATGACCTGTTTCGCCGGCGCCTTGGCCTTCGCCCGCGCCTCCAGCAACCCCGGCCACATCATCGCCCCCGCCAACGCGCCGCCCCCCGCAATCCAATCGCGCCGCGTCATCGAAGCTATGTCCAGTCGCTCACTCATCGCGTCGCAAATTTAGACGAATCTCCCACGCCACCCAATTCAATTTGGAAACCACGGATTGCCGAATCCAATCAACTATGTCAAACTGCCCACATGACGAAAGCTGCGGAAATCATACAGGAAGCCGAAGCCCTTCCCCCAGCCGAACGCTCCCTAGTCGTCGATTCGCTCCTGCAAACCCTCCACAAGCCCGATCCTGCCATCGACGCCCAATGGGCCGCCACCGCCCAGCGCCGCCTCGTCGAACTCCGCTCCGGCCAAACCAAGGCCGTCCCCGGCGACGAAGTGTTCGCCAAGGTTCGCGCGCGGTTTGAAAAATGAACTTCACGTTCCACGAGGAAGCGGAAGTTGATTTCCTCGAAGCCATCGAGCACGACCAAATTTTCATTCTCGCGG
Coding sequences within it:
- a CDS encoding DUF1501 domain-containing protein, coding for MSDGTAFCPGPVSRRSFLEVGGTACGLGLSGLLEAQAKNAAPGVSGKDTSVIFVWLPGGPPHMEMYDMKPEAPSEYRGEFMPIKTNVPGMEVCELFPRHAKIADKYNIIRSIHHGFADHGGGHKRFLTGRKPATPTGTLNNTPCVGSMASAVLDDKRDTKGLPNYVVMGNGRVNSVDTFAFGSAYLGNHTHPYRISADPSLPNFKVDDVSLDRAMTDRLGDRNTLLKGFDNFRRDVDTSGLLGTMDVFNRKAMEMMTSPAVREAFDITQEKDAVRERFAMHPWGQQAILARRLVERGVPWVTVVMENPYGVGGIPWLKEGVYNWDSHAVNCHIFKDAKVRFPLYDQVITAMIEDLYARGLDKRVLLVVTGEFGRTPRLNVRPGSRTKVDQPGRDHWPRAMSMLISGGGMRTGQIIGATNSKGEEPIERAMTPNDLWATVYQHLGVDYTHEFPDHAGRPMPMLPFGEPISELAPVT
- a CDS encoding DUF1501 domain-containing protein, with the protein product MSERLDIASMTRRDWIAGGGALAGAMMWPGLLEARAKAKAPAKQVIVIFLQGGLSHYESFDPKPEAPTAYKSTFGDIRTSVPGVRFAEHLPMLAKRMHKFNLMRGAFVGSPSHETAIHMTLTGWTLKGANTTTKDVNRVHPGMGAVVAKECGGRAPGLPGYVTVPQSGQLGVRVHYGTSGQLGKAFEPMDSGMPSGSLAKPFAGPKNLTLDESLSTRRLADRLALLRGVDHLAGVADGLDAYSQRAAEMLAGGTAGGAFDLSREPLKVRERYGAHTWGQQALLARRLAEAGVPYTLVNFNLNQSTGQDWDNHRRIFDVMKNKLLPPTDRAISALLDDLDERGLLDSTLVAVYGEFGRTPKINKDGGRDHWNQVCSVMLAGGGLKRGVVVGSSTKAGDVPKDRPTPFNDILATMYHQLGVAPDQIFHDLLGRPFPYLPSGRVIGELI
- a CDS encoding addiction module protein → MTKAAEIIQEAEALPPAERSLVVDSLLQTLHKPDPAIDAQWAATAQRRLVELRSGQTKAVPGDEVFAKVRARFEK